A window of Halodesulfovibrio aestuarii DSM 17919 = ATCC 29578 contains these coding sequences:
- a CDS encoding DegT/DnrJ/EryC1/StrS family aminotransferase: MEFLPFALPEIGEEEINEVVECLRSGWITTGSRAKQFEQEFADYLGNNVQALAVNSATSGLHLALEALGVREGDEVILPSYTFTSTAEVVRYLGATPVIVDVDESTFNISVEAIKAAITPNTKAVMPVHFAGLACDMEAIIQLAREHNLFVVEDAAHAFPSTSGGSLVGALGTDATVFSFYANKTMTTAEGGMLVSKRSDVIERAKIMRLHGISRDAFDRYRSEAPSWFYEVVEPGYKYNMPDVCAAIGIHQLRKIDRFQKKRQELAVRYDSLLKSFPVVIPPKAVPGDKHAYHLYPIRIKEEAGISRDEFIQEMSKQKIGCSVHFIPLHRQPVWRDGYKLTREDFSVAERLFNSEVSIPLYTKMRETDQLRVVDAMKKVFGC; encoded by the coding sequence ATGGAATTTTTACCTTTTGCTCTTCCTGAGATAGGTGAAGAGGAAATAAATGAAGTTGTTGAGTGTCTTCGTTCTGGCTGGATAACTACTGGTTCACGCGCAAAACAATTTGAACAAGAATTTGCGGACTATCTAGGAAATAATGTACAGGCACTAGCTGTCAACTCAGCTACCTCGGGTTTGCATTTAGCCTTAGAAGCTCTTGGAGTTCGAGAAGGCGATGAGGTTATTCTTCCTTCTTATACTTTTACATCAACTGCAGAAGTTGTTCGTTATTTGGGTGCAACACCTGTTATTGTCGATGTTGATGAAAGTACTTTTAATATTTCTGTAGAAGCGATTAAAGCAGCAATTACTCCTAATACCAAAGCTGTAATGCCTGTACATTTTGCTGGGCTTGCTTGCGATATGGAGGCTATCATCCAGCTTGCAAGAGAGCATAATTTATTTGTAGTTGAAGATGCGGCTCATGCTTTTCCATCAACAAGTGGTGGCAGTTTGGTTGGTGCGCTTGGTACTGATGCAACGGTTTTTAGTTTTTATGCCAACAAAACAATGACAACAGCTGAAGGCGGTATGCTTGTATCCAAGCGTAGTGACGTGATTGAGCGAGCTAAGATCATGCGTTTGCATGGGATAAGTCGTGACGCTTTTGATAGGTACCGCTCAGAGGCGCCTTCTTGGTTTTATGAGGTGGTAGAACCTGGGTATAAATATAATATGCCTGATGTTTGTGCGGCAATTGGCATACATCAGTTGAGAAAAATAGATCGTTTTCAGAAAAAACGTCAGGAACTCGCTGTACGATATGATAGTCTGTTGAAATCTTTTCCCGTAGTTATTCCTCCAAAAGCTGTGCCGGGTGATAAGCATGCATATCACTTATATCCAATCAGAATAAAAGAAGAAGCTGGAATTTCTCGTGATGAGTTTATTCAGGAGATGAGCAAGCAAAAGATCGGTTGTTCTGTTCATTTTATACCACTTCATCGCCAACCAGTTTGGCGTGATGGGTATAAGCTGACAAGGGAAGATTTTTCCGTTGCAGAACGTCTTTTTAATTCGGAGGTATCAATTCCTCTTTATACTAAGATGAGAGAGACAGATCAGTTACGAGTAGTTGATGCAATGAAAAAAGTGTTTGGATGTTAA
- a CDS encoding glycosyltransferase family 4 protein, translated as MKKIMIIGGEDLSLRIPYMQQLALKGYSIVAVGSQNERAFAASNLFYIRYSLNRWVSPLNDVKTIFQLRRIMKRVQPDIVHGFDTKPALYSLAAALFLPIKVGRTINGTGQIFSEISIKNFLLRCIYWALQTVLSWKSSFTIFQNSYDKAMFESVPTVKNSLNHLILGSGIDCTALPVKENYQSEVKRIIFVSRMLKNKGVYEFLKAARIVKKKYVHSLFFLIGPLSSEGKYAVPLEDIEAYHNDVEYLGARNDVKEIMCESDLMVLPTSYREGVPRVLLEAGAIGLPLLTTNMPGCSDLVDHGKNGWLVSPNDSEELAERMLLFLNTTDDNLRKMGEINKKLIREQYSLEHVVDKCIEIYRSLV; from the coding sequence GTGAAAAAAATTATGATTATTGGAGGAGAAGATTTAAGTCTTCGAATTCCTTATATGCAGCAGCTTGCTTTGAAGGGCTATTCGATTGTTGCGGTTGGCAGTCAGAATGAACGAGCATTTGCTGCATCCAATCTTTTCTATATTAGGTATAGCTTAAATAGATGGGTTAGCCCGTTGAATGATGTGAAAACAATATTTCAACTTCGTCGGATCATGAAGCGTGTTCAGCCTGATATTGTCCATGGTTTTGATACTAAACCTGCTTTATATAGCCTTGCTGCTGCTTTGTTTTTGCCAATTAAAGTTGGGCGGACAATTAATGGGACAGGGCAAATTTTTTCAGAAATTTCTATAAAAAATTTTTTGTTACGCTGTATTTATTGGGCTCTCCAAACAGTGTTGTCTTGGAAATCGTCATTTACAATTTTTCAAAATAGTTATGACAAGGCAATGTTTGAGTCTGTTCCGACTGTCAAAAATTCACTAAACCATTTGATATTGGGCTCTGGTATTGATTGTACTGCACTACCTGTAAAAGAAAATTATCAATCCGAAGTGAAAAGAATAATATTTGTTTCTAGGATGTTGAAAAATAAAGGAGTGTACGAGTTTCTTAAGGCTGCTCGGATAGTGAAGAAAAAATATGTGCATTCTCTTTTTTTTCTTATTGGTCCTTTAAGTTCTGAAGGGAAATATGCTGTTCCGCTAGAAGATATAGAAGCGTATCACAATGATGTTGAATACTTAGGTGCTCGGAATGATGTTAAGGAGATTATGTGTGAAAGTGATCTTATGGTTCTCCCTACGTCTTATAGAGAAGGGGTTCCACGAGTATTGTTAGAAGCAGGAGCGATAGGGTTACCATTGCTAACGACAAATATGCCGGGGTGCTCTGATCTTGTTGATCATGGAAAAAATGGTTGGCTAGTTTCACCTAACGATTCGGAAGAGTTGGCTGAAAGAATGTTGCTATTTTTGAATACAACAGATGATAACTTGCGGAAAATGGGTGAGATAAATAAAAAATTAATTCGTGAACAGTATTCTCTGGAACATGTGGTGGATAAGTGTATAGAAATTTATCGGTCACTAGTGTAG
- a CDS encoding polysaccharide biosynthesis protein, protein MFPQITMRLVALSRVHKKTLMLFADLILILFSLWGAWALRLGELWPTDLTSSILLFPLLVFGSMIFFVRLGLYRAVIHFMGIKAIRTIALGVCVSSCLLFSLVFILRIESFPRSVPFIYGLLLFVCVGGSRWAVRIMYHHLRFQKHAKDPVIIYGAGEAGFQLAKSLISGEDFFPSAFLDDDKALHGCTVHDVKVYDPEMLSDLVLLTKAKRVLLAVPSATQEERKKILDKLDGYPLLVQTIPSLEAIVSGAAMPNQLQDVDVEDLLGRDPVPPKEDLFSACIKGKNVLVTGAGGSIGSELCRQIVHANPNVLVLYELTELALYTIDQELRGLLKELKNNSIQIIPVLGSVRDRARLNEVFIRYNINTVYHAAAYKHVPLVEGNVFQGIKNNIFGTKILAEAAEQAGVKNFVLISTDKAVRPTNVMGATKRTAELILQAMAANGSNTVFSMVRFGNVLGSSGSVVPLFKKQIASGGPVTVTHEDITRYFMTIPEAAQLVIQAGAMGVGGDVFVLDMGNSVKILDMARRMVLLSGKTIKDAEQPNGDIEISVVGLRPGEKLYEELLVGDNVQKTEHPKIMQAHEDLLSLEVLEEKLSKFEMLEVENDCLAARNLLQDIVCGFTPTSPIVDSLYNPTKQVA, encoded by the coding sequence ATGTTTCCACAAATTACAATGAGGCTTGTCGCATTAAGTCGAGTTCATAAAAAGACGTTAATGCTGTTCGCTGATTTAATTCTTATTCTATTTTCTTTGTGGGGAGCATGGGCGTTACGTTTGGGTGAGCTTTGGCCAACTGATCTGACAAGTTCTATTTTACTTTTCCCATTACTTGTTTTTGGAAGCATGATATTTTTTGTTCGGTTAGGGTTATACCGTGCAGTGATTCACTTTATGGGAATTAAGGCTATTCGCACTATTGCGTTGGGTGTGTGCGTTTCTAGTTGCCTTTTGTTTTCCTTAGTATTTATTTTGCGTATAGAGAGCTTTCCTCGTTCTGTTCCTTTTATCTATGGGTTACTATTGTTTGTTTGCGTAGGTGGTAGTCGTTGGGCGGTACGTATTATGTATCATCACTTACGTTTTCAAAAGCATGCTAAGGATCCAGTAATTATTTATGGAGCTGGTGAGGCCGGTTTTCAGCTAGCCAAGAGCTTGATTTCAGGTGAGGATTTCTTTCCGAGTGCTTTTTTGGATGACGATAAAGCACTTCATGGTTGTACTGTTCATGATGTAAAAGTCTATGATCCAGAGATGTTAAGTGATCTTGTTTTGTTGACGAAAGCAAAACGAGTGCTTTTGGCTGTTCCGAGTGCAACCCAAGAAGAACGAAAAAAGATTTTGGATAAGCTTGATGGTTATCCACTCCTAGTACAAACAATTCCTTCTCTTGAGGCAATTGTTTCAGGTGCGGCAATGCCTAATCAACTTCAGGATGTTGATGTGGAGGACTTATTAGGTCGTGATCCTGTCCCACCAAAGGAAGATCTTTTTTCTGCCTGTATTAAAGGAAAAAATGTATTGGTTACTGGTGCTGGAGGATCAATTGGGTCAGAATTATGCAGACAAATTGTCCATGCAAACCCAAATGTCTTGGTATTGTATGAGCTGACAGAGTTAGCACTTTATACGATTGACCAAGAGCTTCGAGGATTGCTTAAGGAATTAAAAAATAATTCGATTCAAATAATTCCAGTTTTGGGATCCGTACGTGATCGGGCAAGATTAAATGAAGTTTTTATAAGGTATAATATTAATACGGTATACCATGCTGCTGCGTATAAACATGTTCCTCTTGTAGAAGGCAATGTTTTTCAAGGTATTAAGAACAATATTTTTGGAACAAAAATTTTAGCTGAAGCCGCAGAGCAGGCAGGGGTTAAAAACTTTGTCTTGATTTCAACCGATAAAGCTGTTCGTCCAACAAATGTGATGGGGGCTACGAAGCGTACTGCAGAGTTAATTTTGCAAGCTATGGCAGCTAATGGATCTAATACCGTATTTTCCATGGTCAGATTTGGAAATGTGTTGGGTTCATCAGGGTCGGTTGTGCCATTATTTAAAAAGCAAATAGCAAGTGGCGGTCCTGTTACAGTTACTCATGAAGATATTACCCGTTATTTTATGACGATTCCCGAAGCTGCTCAGTTGGTTATTCAGGCTGGTGCAATGGGAGTAGGCGGTGACGTGTTTGTTTTGGATATGGGCAACTCAGTAAAGATACTCGATATGGCCCGCAGGATGGTGTTACTTTCGGGAAAAACTATTAAGGATGCTGAACAGCCCAATGGTGATATTGAAATCTCTGTTGTTGGGTTGCGTCCTGGTGAAAAGCTATATGAAGAATTGTTGGTTGGTGATAACGTCCAAAAAACGGAACATCCTAAGATAATGCAGGCACATGAGGATCTTCTTTCTCTCGAAGTTTTAGAAGAAAAACTGTCTAAGTTTGAGATGCTTGAAGTTGAAAATGACTGTCTAGCCGCTCGGAATTTGCTCCAAGATATTGTCTGTGGATTCACCCCGACTTCTCCAATTGTTGATTCGTTGTATAATCCTACGAAGCAGGTAGCCTAA
- a CDS encoding sugar transferase has protein sequence MTVKRCFDLLCSSVGLLALSPFFLIIAFRIKRDSFGPVFFRQERVGKNGVPFKIHKFRTMIVDSEMQGRLTVGKDSRITASGHFLRKYKLDELPQLIDVWRGDMSLVGPRPEVQEFINCYSDSDRRIILSVLPGITDLASISLVDENELLTKYDDPHSAYVNILLPMKRDYYLDYIKKQSFLFDLKIIFLTFYKVLRFS, from the coding sequence ATGACAGTTAAACGATGTTTTGACTTATTATGTTCTTCTGTTGGGTTGTTGGCGCTGTCTCCTTTTTTTTTAATAATAGCTTTTAGGATAAAGAGGGATTCTTTCGGTCCTGTTTTTTTTAGACAAGAACGGGTTGGAAAAAATGGTGTCCCTTTTAAAATTCACAAATTTAGGACAATGATTGTCGATTCTGAAATGCAAGGACGTTTGACTGTAGGAAAGGATTCTCGCATTACAGCATCAGGGCATTTTTTACGTAAATACAAACTAGATGAACTTCCTCAGCTTATTGATGTATGGCGAGGTGATATGAGTTTGGTAGGACCGCGTCCAGAAGTGCAAGAGTTTATAAATTGCTATTCTGACTCTGATCGACGGATAATACTTTCAGTCTTACCTGGAATTACCGACCTTGCATCGATTAGTTTGGTAGATGAAAACGAACTCCTTACTAAATATGATGATCCACATTCAGCATACGTGAATATTTTATTGCCAATGAAACGTGATTACTATCTTGATTATATAAAAAAACAATCTTTTCTTTTTGATTTAAAGATTATTTTCTTAACTTTTTATAAAGTGTTACGTTTTTCTTAA
- a CDS encoding O-antigen ligase family protein — protein sequence MNVPLLLLVAGVGCLSIKTLFTLPIIGNKIILSDLFFILSAMTADRNKDYFVRLKEIKPIVLLLASFLCWLVLSSFFSVDAFLHNKKAMLEIGSLAYDAAIFILFYLLLDSPRKLFLVLIAWFFAMVLADLIAGYAILSGATWGFSRGALIGSFAGANQPQIVLVPLLAALFFVVSARRAALVVRGSAFLVVVSSFSFMLISGSRSALVMVLIQIVGSVLICLLTRQYRNFISNSLLWGQSFFYVCLIALFLVAGPSWAQKNKVFSGLQRVAESVELVRHHTEDNYDSAFYDRLSTGRVAIIKAAIPLFKESPLIGFGLQQTRNMEEIHHTEIHCLYLVMLFETGIIGFLLFSFFLFAVIRKTYFKLIGLPFSYDRLLFHALLLGGVAMGAYNMVTNGSRQRELWILLGIITAYSSFSNCALLFADSENTNSN from the coding sequence ATGAATGTTCCATTACTTCTTTTAGTGGCTGGTGTTGGGTGTCTTTCGATTAAGACGTTGTTCACTTTACCAATCATTGGTAATAAAATTATTTTATCAGATCTGTTCTTTATTCTATCTGCAATGACGGCAGATAGAAATAAAGATTATTTTGTACGTCTTAAGGAAATTAAACCAATTGTTTTACTTCTTGCTTCTTTTCTTTGCTGGCTAGTTCTTAGTAGTTTTTTTTCAGTAGATGCCTTTTTACATAATAAAAAAGCAATGTTAGAAATTGGTTCTTTGGCATATGATGCAGCCATATTTATTTTGTTTTATTTATTATTAGATTCACCTCGAAAGTTGTTTCTTGTTTTAATTGCCTGGTTTTTTGCAATGGTATTGGCTGACCTAATTGCAGGATATGCAATTCTTTCTGGTGCAACGTGGGGATTTAGTCGTGGAGCGCTCATAGGAAGTTTTGCAGGAGCTAACCAACCTCAAATTGTGTTAGTCCCATTATTAGCGGCGTTATTTTTCGTTGTTTCTGCGCGAAGAGCTGCTTTAGTTGTTCGAGGCAGTGCCTTTTTAGTTGTCGTGTCTAGCTTTTCGTTCATGCTAATTTCTGGAAGCCGATCTGCATTAGTTATGGTGCTAATTCAAATTGTGGGGAGTGTGCTTATTTGTTTGCTGACAAGGCAATATCGTAACTTCATTTCTAATTCGTTGCTATGGGGACAGTCTTTTTTTTATGTATGTCTTATCGCCTTATTCCTTGTTGCAGGTCCATCTTGGGCTCAGAAAAATAAAGTTTTTTCGGGATTGCAACGAGTTGCTGAGAGTGTGGAACTAGTACGACATCATACTGAAGATAATTATGATTCAGCGTTTTATGACCGGCTTAGTACCGGCAGAGTTGCGATAATAAAGGCTGCAATTCCACTGTTTAAAGAAAGTCCATTGATAGGTTTTGGGTTACAACAGACTAGAAACATGGAAGAGATCCATCATACAGAAATACATTGTCTATACTTGGTGATGCTTTTTGAAACCGGAATTATTGGGTTTCTTCTCTTTTCTTTTTTCCTTTTTGCAGTAATAAGAAAGACTTATTTCAAGTTAATTGGACTTCCTTTTTCCTATGATAGACTATTATTTCATGCTTTGTTGTTAGGGGGAGTTGCGATGGGGGCATATAATATGGTTACAAATGGATCGCGACAACGAGAACTTTGGATTTTGCTTGGTATAATTACTGCTTACTCTTCTTTCTCAAACTGTGCTTTGTTATTTGCAGATTCTGAAAATACGAATAGTAATTAG
- a CDS encoding GNAT family N-acetyltransferase, whose translation MFDIRRCTSQHIDDVVQIHLDAFTNFFLTRLGRSFLRQLYLAFLRDDAASCFIALDSKKTVVGFIAGTNTPDLFFRNLLLFNWHKFLCASLTLMIHHPITVGRKLLGAIFYRGDFHDLPFKELSLISSFAVDPKVQGKGCGQELLAVFENWTQAHGGKGVYLLTDASDNTKTNQFYLKNGFLLNDIVKKSDGREMNRFVKKFL comes from the coding sequence GTGTTTGACATAAGAAGGTGTACTAGCCAGCATATTGATGATGTTGTGCAAATTCATTTAGATGCTTTTACTAATTTTTTTTTGACTCGTCTTGGCAGATCGTTTTTAAGACAGTTATATCTTGCATTTCTCCGTGACGATGCAGCTAGTTGCTTTATTGCATTAGATAGTAAAAAAACAGTAGTTGGCTTTATTGCAGGGACAAATACACCAGATCTTTTTTTTAGAAATTTATTGTTATTCAATTGGCATAAATTTTTGTGTGCTTCTTTAACTTTGATGATTCATCATCCGATAACAGTTGGACGTAAGTTATTGGGAGCAATTTTTTATCGTGGAGATTTTCACGATCTTCCTTTTAAAGAATTATCGCTGATTAGTAGTTTTGCTGTGGATCCAAAAGTGCAAGGGAAAGGTTGTGGGCAAGAATTGCTTGCAGTTTTTGAAAACTGGACTCAGGCACATGGAGGCAAGGGGGTGTACTTGCTTACTGATGCAAGTGATAACACAAAAACAAATCAATTTTACTTGAAAAATGGCTTCTTGCTGAACGACATTGTAAAAAAAAGTGATGGTCGTGAAATGAATAGATTTGTAAAGAAGTTTTTGTAG